A stretch of Nitrospinota bacterium DNA encodes these proteins:
- a CDS encoding peptidoglycan-binding protein, protein MTSARRRAPLRLPIWEEGLPQAAPAVQQTAFHPVSASPLAPAPAPPALSVVHSPPPAPQRAAHKQPLTVARAFAPKPLAPSPVRVTPSLVREVQRRLKRQGYPVGRIDGRIGRKTAQSIRRFRLDVSLSPTGGIDRRLMASLGIEGYNGWSAEPVARTYRYSKPKSRRWEPSRAQIKEVQRRLALIGYHPGPADGLIGRQTAQAVKSFQRQVGLKATGRIDRSILQRLSVVP, encoded by the coding sequence CTGGGAGGAAGGACTGCCCCAAGCGGCCCCCGCCGTCCAGCAGACGGCGTTTCATCCCGTGAGCGCTTCGCCGCTGGCTCCTGCGCCAGCCCCTCCGGCGTTGTCCGTCGTACATTCTCCTCCACCCGCGCCGCAGCGTGCCGCGCACAAGCAGCCCCTCACCGTGGCGAGGGCCTTCGCGCCGAAGCCGCTTGCGCCATCGCCCGTTAGGGTGACGCCTTCCCTGGTTCGAGAGGTGCAGCGTCGGCTCAAGCGTCAGGGCTACCCCGTAGGGAGGATCGACGGGCGCATCGGTCGTAAAACAGCCCAGTCAATCCGGCGGTTCCGGCTCGACGTGAGCCTGTCCCCCACGGGGGGGATCGATCGCCGGCTGATGGCGAGCCTCGGGATAGAGGGCTACAACGGGTGGTCTGCGGAGCCGGTTGCGAGGACCTATCGCTATAGTAAGCCCAAGTCCAGGCGCTGGGAACCCAGCCGGGCTCAAATCAAGGAGGTCCAGCGGCGGTTAGCCCTCATCGGATACCATCCTGGGCCTGCCGATGGACTCATCGGGCGCCAGACGGCCCAGGCCGTCAAGAGCTTCCAGCGCCAGGTGGGGCTTAAGGCCACGGGGAGAATAGACCGGAGCATCCTGCAACGATTGAGCGTCGTGCCTTAG